One Nyctibius grandis isolate bNycGra1 chromosome 26, bNycGra1.pri, whole genome shotgun sequence DNA window includes the following coding sequences:
- the NAGLU gene encoding alpha-N-acetylglucosaminidase, with protein MSALIKPAALRGGPAVPRDPSPPPLFVVSPAGAPLAPAPPAPALPGAPPQQAALPALPAPDLPRGPGRPPRPGHRPRPRGPAGPRARSRSAPCRPERPRPGGCAPGATPERVSVDPGSPEPGSAGTRYENSPGGSCSPRGSRCPRQELQPRPLPGHPERAGKGPRWSRGTGSARTIPARYIPASHALRSGRQVDRDPPAEPAPPAPRRSRYRLEPVPPRPAPPTAVPRGGSGDGGAAGAGAGAGAAAAAGGGGGAGGARGRGRCRYRGDARQTAAVRALARRVLGARAAAVSLSVEAALAAGGPDTYRLRSPPGAAVAVAVTGSSGVAAAAGLYRYLRDFCGCHVSWSGAQLRLPDPLPRLRAEIRAAAPGRYRYYQNACTQSYSYVWWDWARWEREIDWMALSGINLAPAFAGQEATWQRVYRSLGLNQSEIDAYFTGPAFLAWNRMGNLHGWAGPLPPAWHLKQLYLQYRIVERMRSLGMITVLPAFAGHVPPGVLRVFPRVNATRLGGWSHFDCTYSCAYLLDPEDPMFQVIGTLFLKELIKDFGTDHIYSADTFNEMTPLSSDPAYLSRVSSAVFRSMTGADPEALWLMQGWLFQHQPDFWQPAQVRALLRGVPLGRMIVLDLFAESKPVYQWTESFYGQPFIWCMLHNFGGNHGLFGTVEAINHGPFAARRFPNSTMVGTGLVPEGIEQNDMVYELMNELGWCQEPLDLPAWVTRYAERRYGAPNAAAASAWRLLLRSVYNCTGVCVNHNRSPLVRRPSLRMDTALWYNASDVYEAWRLLLAAGADLGASPTFRYDLVDVTRQAAQQLVGDYYESVRRAFQSRALPELLTAGGVLVYDLLPELDGLLGSHSLFLLGRWLESARAVATSDREAEQYELNARNQVTLWGPSGNILDYANKQLGGLVLDYYGVRWSLFVSALVESLNSGSPFHQDQFNQAVFQVERGFVYNKKRYPAVPAGDTLEISRKLFLKYYPSALRRSRAGPA; from the exons ATGTCTGCGCTTATCAAGCCCG cagctctgcgcGGAGGCCCGGCCGTGCCGCGGgacccctccccgccgccgctgtTCGTGGTTTCCCCGGCTGGGGCCCCGCTGGCACCGGCTCCGCctgccccggccctgcccggggccCCGCCGCAGCAGGCAGCGCTGCCGGCCCTGCCCGCACCGGATCTGCCTcgggggccgggccgccccccccgccccgggcacaGGCCGCGGCCCCGGGGTCCGGCGGGGCCCCGTGCCCGGTCTCGcagcgccccctgccggccGGAGAGGCCCCGGCCCGGTGGCTGCGCCCCGGGAGCGACCCCAGAGCGGGTCTCGGTCGATCCCGGGAGCCCGGAGCCGGGCAGCGCCGGGACGAGATACGAAAACAGCCCCGGCGGCTCCTGCTCCCCGCGGGGGTCCCGCTGCCCccggcaggagctgcagccccggcccctgcccggGCACCCAGAGCGGGCGGGGAAGGGACCGCGGTGGTCCCGGGGCACGGGCAGCGCCAGGACCATCCCCGCCCGGTACATCCCTGCGTCCCATGCTCTCCGCTCCGGGCGTCAGGTGGACCGGGACCCACCCGCGGAACCGGCCCCAcccgccccgcgccgctcccgGTACCGGCTCGAGCCTGTTCCgccccggccggccccgcccACCGCCGTGCCCCGGGGAGGGAGCGGCGatggcggcgcggcgggggctggcgctggggctggcgctgctgctgctgccggtggcggcggcggcgcggggggggcgCGCGGCAGGGGCCGGTGCCGGTACCGGGGGGACGCGCGGCAGACGGCCGCGGTGCGGGCGCTGGCGCGACGCGTGCTGGGCGCGCGGGCCGCCGCCGTGTCGCTGTCGGTGGAGGCGGCgctggcggcgggcgggcccgACACGTACCGGCTGCGGTcgccgcccggcgccgccgtGGCCGTGGCCGTGACGGGCTCCAGCGGCGTGGCGGCGGCCGCCGGCCTGTACCGGTACCTGCGCGACTTCTGCGGCTGCCACGTGTCCTGGTCCGGGGCGCAGCTCCGCCTGCCCGACCCGCTGCCGCGGCTGCGGGCCGAGatccgcgccgccgcccccggcag GTACCGCTACTACCAGAACGCCTGTACCCAGAGCTACTCCTACGTGTGGTGGGACTGGGCGCGCTGGGAGCGGGAGATCGACTGGATGGCGCTGAGCGGCATCAACCTGGCACCCGCCTTCGCGGGGCAGGAGGCGACTTGGCAGCGG GTGTACCGCTCCCTGGGGCTGAACCAGTCCGAGATCGACGCGTACTTCACGGGGCCGGCGTTCCTGGCCTGGAACAGGATGGGGAACCTCCACGGCTGGGCAGGGCCGCTGCCGCCGGCCTGGCACCTCAAACAGCTTTACCTGCAG tACCGGATCGTGGAGAGGATGCGCTCGCTGGGGATGATCACGGTGCTGCCGGCCTTCGCGGGCCACGTGCCCCCGGGGGTTCTTCG GGTTTTCCCGCGCGTGAATGCCACCCGCCTCGGGGGCTGGAGCCACTTTGACTGCACCTACTCGTGTGCTTACCTGCTGGACCCGGAGGACCCCATGTTCCAGGTGATCGGGACCCTCTTCCTGAAGGAGCTGATCAAGGACTTTGGCACAGACCACATCTACAGCGCCGACACCTTCAACGAGATGACCCCCCTCTCCTCGGACCCTGCCTACCTCTCGAGGGTCAGCAGCGCCGTGTTCAGGTCGATGACGGGAG ccgACCCCGAGGCGCTGTGGCTGATGCAGGGCTGGCTCTTCCAGCACCAGCCGGACTTCTGGCAGCCGGCGCAGGTGCGGGCCCTGCTGCGCGGCGTGCCCCTCGGCAGGATGATCGTTCTCGACCTCTTTGCCGAGTCCAAGCCCGTCTACCAGTGGACGGAGTCCTTCTACGGGCAGCCCTTCATCTGGTGCATGCTGCACAACTTCGGGGGCAACCACGGCCTCTTCGGCACCGTGGAGGCCATCAACCACGGCCCCTTCGCGGCTCGCCGCTTCCCCAACTCCACCATGGTGGGCACCGGGCTGGTGCCCGAGGGCATCGAGCAGAACGACATGGTGTATGAGCTGATGAACGAGCTGGGCTGGTGCCAGGAGCCCCTGGACCTCCCCGCCTGGGTGACCCGCTACGCCGAGCGCCGCTACGGTGCCCCGaacgccgccgccgccagcgccTGGCGCCTGCTCCTCCGCAGCGTGTACAACTGCACCGGCGTCTGCGTCAACCACAACCGCAGCCCGCTGGTGCGCCGGCCCTCCCTGCGCATGGACACGGCGCTCTGGTACAACGCCAGCGACGTGTACGAGGCCTGGCGCCTGCTGCTGGCCGCCGGCGCCGACCTGGGCGCCAGCCCCACCTTCCGCTACGACCTGGTGGACGTCACGCGCCAGGCGGCCCAGCAGCTCGTCGGCGATTACTACGAGAGCGTCCGCCGCGCCTTCCAGAGCCGCGCGCTGCCGGAGCTGCTGACGGCCGGCGGCGTGCTGGTCTACGACCTGCTGCCGGAGCTGGACGGCCTCCTCGGCAGCCACAGCCTCTTCCTGCTGGGCCGCTGGCTGGAGAGCGCCCGCGCCGTGGCCACCAGCGACCGGGAGGCCGAGCAGTACGAGCTGAATGCCCGGAACCAGGTGACGCTGTGGGGGCCCAGCGGGAACATCCTGGACTACGCCAACAAGCAGCTGGGGGGGCTGGTGCTGGACTACTACGGCGTGCGCTGGAGCCTCTTCGTCTCTGCCCTCGTGGAGAGCCTCAACTcgggcagccccttccaccAGGACCAGTTCAACCAGGCCGTCTTCCAGGTGGAGAGAGGCTTCGTCTACAACAAGAAGCGCTACCCGGCCGTGCCGGCGGGGGACACGCTGGAGATCTCCAGGAAGCTGTTCCTCAAATACTACCCCAGCGCCCTGCGGCGCAGCCGGGCTGGGCCAGCGTGA
- the HSD17B1 gene encoding 17-beta-hydroxysteroid dehydrogenase type 1 yields MERTTVLITGCSSGIGLGLAARLAADPAGSFKVYATMRDLAKGERLLQRFGGCCPDTLEVLQLDVTDPRSLAAAARRVQGQRLDVLVCNAGVGLMGPLETCSDQAMKTVFDVNLFGAVRTIQAFLPAMKRRRAGRIIVSSSIGGLQGLPFNSVYCASKFAVEGLCESLAIVLRPFNIHLTLVECGPVNTSFLANLQRPDPEGSELQGLDAETRGLYRRYLQHCQGLFRDTAQEVEEVLQVFLEAIGTPCPPLRCVTTRAFAPLSRLRLASPDGSAYVRAMHDFVFGRGEAGGDQP; encoded by the exons ATGGAGAGGACCACGGTGCTGATCACGGGCTGCTCCTCGGGCATCGGCCTGGGGCTGGCCGCGCGCCTGGCGGCCGACCCCGCTGGCAGCTTCAAAG TGTACGCCACCATGCGCGACCTGGCCAAGGGCGAGCGGCTGCTGCAGCGCTTTGGGGGCTGCTGCCCCGACACGCTGGAGGTCCTGCAGCTCGACGTCACGGACCCGCGCTCGCTGGCAGCCGCCGCACGGCGGGTGCAGGGGCAGCGGCTGGACGTGCTGG TCTGCAACGCAGGGGTGGGACTGATGGGTCCCCTGGAGACCTGCTCCGACCAAGCCATGAAGACCGTCTTCGACGTGAACCTCTTTGGGGCCGTCCGCACCATCCAGGCGTTCCTGCCCGCCATGAAGCGCCGCAGGGCCGGGCGGATCATCGTCTCCAGCAGCATCGGGGGGCTGCAAG ggctgcccttCAACTCTGTGTACTGCGCCAGCAAGTTTGCGGTGGAGGGGCTGTGCGAGAGCCTGGCCATCGTCCTGCGGCCCTTCAACATCCA CCTGACGCTGGTGGAGTGCGGACCCGTCAACACCAGCTTCCTGGCCAACCTGCAGCGCCCGGACCCCGAGGGCAGCGAGCTGCAGGGCCTGGACGCCGAGACGCGGGGCCTCTACCGCCGGTacctgcagcactgccaggggCTCTTCCGCGACACGGcccaggaggtggaggaggtgctgcag GTGTTCCTGGAGGCCATCggcaccccctgccctcccctgcgCTGCGTCACCACCCGGGCCTTCGCCCCGCTGTCGCGCCTGAGGCTGGCCAGCCCCGACGGCTCCGCGTACGTCCGGGCCATGCACGACTTCGTGTTCGGGCGCGGCGAGGCCGGCGGGGACCAGCCCTGA
- the COASY gene encoding bifunctional coenzyme A synthase: MPPFGAGLLVLTAPLPALPRRAAAAVAAAAGLVSGPLYVHLQPGLRLAAPAPRPAAPPAGPALLRALAALYGAAARRGLDLRVLLGPGRRLARPPRVLLAAAAEAPGPPGPVQRGLQLLAAAAYGCPPRLPAVLLGGPGDAGGPEQDPQEDPQEEPREALPDFSDVVVGGTFDRLHGAHRLLLSACCLLARRRLLAGVADGDLLRHKVLTELIEPYELRAAKLREFLEDVKPSLQYDIVPLVDPYGPSVTDPDLQCLVVSEETRRGGEAVNKKRLENGLPELALYEILLMKDPDHRQNEEEKISSSSLRQRLLGTLLRPPRQDPALPSRPYVIGLTGGTGSGKTSIAKLLGQLGAFLIDADKLGHAVYVPGGPAYERVVAAFGAEILNEDGTINRKVLGAKVFGNQERLKSLTDIVWPEMARMVTEQIREADAQGKAVCVLDAAVLLEAGWQAMVHEVWTAIVPEEEAVKRIMARDGLSEEAARSRLRSQMTNSQRVEQSQVVLCTLWEPDVTWQQVEKAWDLLQQRLSQERGP; encoded by the exons ATGCCGCCGTTCGGCGcggggctgctggtgctgaCGGCGCCGCTGCCCGCGCTgccccggcgggcggcggcggcggtggcggcggcggcggggctggtgTCGGGGCCGCTGTACGTGCACCTGCAGCCGGGGCTGCGCCTggccgcccccgcgccgcgccccgccgcgccgcccgccggccccgcgctgcTCCGCGCCCTGGCCGCGCTCTacggggcggcggcgcggcggggcctgGACCTGCGCGTCCTGCTGGGCCCCGGCCGCCGCCtggcccggccgccccgcgtCCTGCTGGCCGCTGCCGCCGAggcgccggggccgccggggccggTGCAGCGGGGCCTGCAGCTCCTGGCCGCCGCCGCCTACGGCTGCCCGCCGCGCCTGCCCGCCGTGCTGCTGGGCGGCCCCGGGGACGCGGGGGGCCCCGAGCAGGACCCGCAGGAGGATCCCCAGGAGGAGCCCCGGGAGGCGCTTCCCGACTTCTCCGACGTGGTGGTCGGCGGCACCTTCGACCGCCTCCACGGCGCCCACCGCCTCCTGCTCAGCGCCTGCTGCCTGCTggcccggcggcggctcctGGCCGGGGTGGCCGACGGCGACCTGCTCCGCC ACAAGGTCCTGACGGAGCTGATCGAGCCCTACGAGCTGCGAGCCGCGAAGCTGCGCGAGTTCCTGGAGGACGTGAAGCCCTCACTGCAGTACGACATCGTGCCTCTGGTCGACCCCTACGGCCCCTCGGTCACGGACCCCGACCTGCAGTGCCTGGTGGTCAGCGAGGAGACCCGCCGGGGAGGGGAGGCCGTGAACAAGAAGAGACTTGAAAAC GGGCTCCCCGAGCTGGCTCTCTACGAGATCCTCTTGATGAAGGACCCCGACCACAGGCAGAACGAGGAGGAGAAGAtcagctcctccagcctccGGCAGCGGCTGCTGGGGACGCTGCTGCGGCCCCCCCGG CAAGACCCTGCCCTGCCTTCGCGCCCGTACGTGATCGGCCTGACCGGAGGAACCGGGAGTGGGAAAACCTCCATCGCCAAACTCCTGGGGCAGCTGGGAGCGTTCCTCATCGACGCGGACAAGCTGGGCCACGCCGTCTACGTCCCCGGTGGCCCTGCCTACGAGCGGGTGGTGGCGGCCTTTGGGGCAG AAATCTTGAATGAGGATGGGACGATTAACAGGAAAGTCCTTGGGGCCAAAGTGTTTGGAAACCAG GAGCGGCTGAAGAGTCTCACGGACATCGTGTGGCCTGAGATGGCCCGGATGGTCACGGAGCAGATCAGGGAGGCAGATGCTCAAG GAAAGGCCGTGTGCGTGCTGGACGCTGCcgtgctgctggaggctggcTGGCAGGCCATGGTCCACGAGGTGTGGACGGCCATCGTCCCCGAGGAGGAG GCCGTGAAGCGCATCATGGCCAGGGACGGGCTGAGCGAGGAGGCCGCGCGCAGCCGGCTGCGGAGCCAGATGACCAACAGCCAAAGGGTGGAGCAGTCGCAGGTGGTGCTGTGTACGCTCTGGGAGCCCGACGTCACCTGGCAGCAG GTGGAGAAGGCCtgggacctcctgcagcagcgcCTGAGCCAGGAGCGCGGCCCCTGA
- the MLX gene encoding max-like protein X, translated as MAEPPGAAAEDAWGKVDAAYSDNGLDSALFMENARKGSVVSRANSIGSTSASSVPNTDDEDSDYHQEPYKESYKDQRRRAHTQAEQKRRGAIKKGYDDLQAIVPTCEQQDFSLGSQKLSRAIVLQKTIDYIQFLHKEKKKQEEEVSTLRKDVMALKIMKVNYEQIVKAHQDNPNEGKGQVSDEVKFNVFQGIMDSLFQSFNASISVTSFQELSACVFSWIEEHCKPQALRDIAIGVLHQLKSQLY; from the exons ATGGCGGAGCCGCCGGGCGCCGCGGCCGAGGACGCGTGGGGGAAG GTGGACGCAGCCTACAGCGACAATGGCCTGGACTCGG CGCTCTTCATGGAGAACGCGCGCAAGGGCAGCGTAGTGTCCCGCGCCAACAGCATCGGCTCCACCAGCGCCTCCTCCGTCCCCAACACAG ACGACGAGGACAGCGATTACCACCAGGAGCCCTACAAGGAGTCGTACAAGGACCAGCGCAGGCGGGCGCACACCCAGGCGGAGCAGAAGAGGCGAGGCGCCATCAAG AAAGGCTACGATGACTTGCAGGCCATTGTTCCCACCTGCGAGCAGCAGGATTTCTCCCTCGGCTCCCAGAAGCTGAGCAGGGCCATCGTCCTCCAGAAAA CCATTGACTACATCCAGTTcctgcacaaagaaaaaaagaagcaagaggAGGAAGTATCTACTCTCAGGAAAGATGTGATGGCCTTGAAGATCATGAAAGT GAACTACGAGCAGATTGTGAAAGCTCATCAGGACAACCCGAACGAGGGGAAGGGCCAGGTCTCTGACGAGGTGAAGTTCAACGTTTTCCAAGGCATTATGGATTCCCTGTTCCAGTCCTTCAACGCCTCCATCTCAGTGACGAGTTTTCAGGAGCTCTCGGCTTGTGTCTTCAGCTGGATCGAGGAGCACTGCAAGCCCCAG GCGCTGCGGGACATTGCCATCGGGGTCCTGCACCAACTGAAGAGCCAGCTCTACTGA
- the PSMC3IP gene encoding homologous-pairing protein 2 homolog isoform X2, whose protein sequence is MSKGREGPAAGGGAAAAAVLLRYLQEQNRPYSAQDAFGNLQREHGLGKAEQLPAASDVELRGLDGEITALSAKVQALQQSCRQMEAELKDLNSSMTTPELARETEELRKDCASYTEKLERIKSATNHVTPEEKEKVCSEQKLYCKEWRRRKRMATELLEAILEGYPKSKKQFFEEVGIETDEDHNVTLPAAP, encoded by the exons ATGAGCAAAGGCCGCGagggccccgcggcggggg gaggcgccgccgccgccgccgtcctGCTGCGGTACCTGCAGGAGCAGAACCGGCCGTACAGCGCCCAGGACGCCTTCGGGAACCTGCAGCGGGAGCACGGGCTGGGCAAGGcg GAGCAGCTCCCGGCCGCCAGCGACGTGGAGCTCCGCGGCCTGGACGGGGAGATCACCGCGCTCTCCGCCAAGGTGCAGgcgctgcagcagagctgccggCAGATGGAGGCGG AGCTGAAGGACCTGAACAGCTCCATGACAACCCCTGAGCTGGCCAGAGAGACTGAGGAGCTGAGGAAGGACTGTGCGAGTTACACGGAGAAACTGGAGAGGATCAAGTCTGCCACCAACCACGTGACTCcggaagaaaaagagaag GTCTGTAGCGAGCAGAAGCTGTACTGCAAGGAGTGGCGGAGGAGGAAGCGAATG GCGACCGAGCTGCTGGAGGCCATCCTGGAGGGGTACCCCAAAAGCAAGAAGCAATTCTTT GAGGAGGTTGGGATCGAGACGGACGAGGACCATAACGTGACGCTGCCGGCGGCTCCGTGA
- the PSMC3IP gene encoding homologous-pairing protein 2 homolog isoform X1: MSKGREGPAAGGGAAAAAVLLRYLQEQNRPYSAQDAFGNLQREHGLGKAAVVKALEQLAQQGRIREKAYGKQKIYFADQEQLPAASDVELRGLDGEITALSAKVQALQQSCRQMEAELKDLNSSMTTPELARETEELRKDCASYTEKLERIKSATNHVTPEEKEKVCSEQKLYCKEWRRRKRMATELLEAILEGYPKSKKQFFEEVGIETDEDHNVTLPAAP; this comes from the exons ATGAGCAAAGGCCGCGagggccccgcggcggggg gaggcgccgccgccgccgccgtcctGCTGCGGTACCTGCAGGAGCAGAACCGGCCGTACAGCGCCCAGGACGCCTTCGGGAACCTGCAGCGGGAGCACGGGCTGGGCAAGGcg GCCGTGGTGAAGGCGCTGGAGCAGCTGGCGCAGCAGGGCCGCATCCGCGAGAAGGCCTACGGGAAGCAGAAGATCTACTTCGCCGACCAG GAGCAGCTCCCGGCCGCCAGCGACGTGGAGCTCCGCGGCCTGGACGGGGAGATCACCGCGCTCTCCGCCAAGGTGCAGgcgctgcagcagagctgccggCAGATGGAGGCGG AGCTGAAGGACCTGAACAGCTCCATGACAACCCCTGAGCTGGCCAGAGAGACTGAGGAGCTGAGGAAGGACTGTGCGAGTTACACGGAGAAACTGGAGAGGATCAAGTCTGCCACCAACCACGTGACTCcggaagaaaaagagaag GTCTGTAGCGAGCAGAAGCTGTACTGCAAGGAGTGGCGGAGGAGGAAGCGAATG GCGACCGAGCTGCTGGAGGCCATCCTGGAGGGGTACCCCAAAAGCAAGAAGCAATTCTTT GAGGAGGTTGGGATCGAGACGGACGAGGACCATAACGTGACGCTGCCGGCGGCTCCGTGA